From the genome of Manduca sexta isolate Smith_Timp_Sample1 chromosome 14, JHU_Msex_v1.0, whole genome shotgun sequence, one region includes:
- the LOC115440066 gene encoding uncharacterized protein LOC115440066: MLSRFRNSLIFAPKQENKINLNDTLKPLCILLSIVGLFPYNLKFRNQSFVIINKSVYLNLLCAVSFCLVLCSSAFMHLQHIYITHESNPMMDVFMTQINYIFEMFTLILFCIVAYVCTFLNRSKFVNILNKFAKWTDGQHSGSYKILNAIQPKVRTVMISITCLYIIEIMINGTRADTPWKITLCHFSLDLPQTLQFLSIGFYYVLVCMLGAIISSITDHVKALTKKQPVSHCYMNVDCKASLTLKQLEATYIEVYEVKQGIIKIFQASILVTTVQSFHGIVSEMHRVYHGLVQNTFSLHETVNCSIWCLYQIMKIYILSNCGNHLKDKILKLGQALYNIPTQKHDMKLLAEIQHFSTLMNYYGGDLTVYGLFSIDSTLVFKVVASAIMYFIVLVQLDEKKITP, encoded by the exons ATGCTATCGCGATTTagaaattctttaatatttgcGCCAAAACAAgagaataaaatcaatttaaacgATACATTGAAGCCACTCTGCATCCTGTTGTCTATAGTTGGACTGTTTCCATACAACTTGAAGTTTCGGAATCAAAGTTTTGTTATTATCaacaaatctgtttatttaaacttGTTGTGCGCTGTTTCGTTTTGTTTAGTATTATGCTCATCTGCATTCATGCATCTCcagcatatttatataacacaTGAAAGCAACCCAATGATGGATGTGTTTATGACACagataaattacatatttgagATGTTTacgttgattttattttgcatcgtAGCATACGTTTGCACATTTTTGAATCGTTCgaaatttgtaaatatcttaaataaatttgcGAAGTGGACAGATGGTCAACATAGCGGgagttataaaatacttaatgctATACAACCTAAAGTCAGGACCGTCATGATATCTATAACATGCCTGTACATAATAGAAATCATGATAAACGGCACACGGGCAGACACCCCTTGGAAAATTACCTTATGCCATTTTTCTCTTGATTTGCCTCAAACACTACAATTCCTAAGCATAGGTTTTTACTACGTATTAGTGTGCATGTTGGGTGCAATTATATCTAGTATAACTGACCACGTCAAGGCGCTAACCAAAAAACAACCCGTCTCGCATTGTTATATGAATGTAGATTGTAAAGCATCGTTGACTTTAAAACAATTAGAAGCAACTTATATTGAAGTATACGAAGTTAAACAAggaataattaagatttttcaAGCTTCGATACTTGTTACCACAGTGCAAAGTTTCCACGGCATTGTGAGTGAGATGCATAGAGTATACCACGGCTTGGTTCAAAACACCTTTTCTTTGCATGAAACCGTCAATTGCTCAATTTGGTGCTTATatcaaattatgaaaatatacatCTTGTCCAACTGTGGAAATCATTTGAAAGATAAG ATCTTAAAGCTGGGACAAGCACTGTATAATATTCCTACACAGAAGCATGATATGAAATTGTTGGCCGAG ATTCAACATTTTTCAACACTCATGAATTATTATGGTGGCGATCTGACGGTTTATGGATTATTTTCTATAGATTCAACTTTAGTATTTAAG GTGGTCGCTTCAGCAATAATGTACTTCATAGTATTAGTACAATTGGATGAGAAAAAGATAACACcctaa